From Aspergillus luchuensis IFO 4308 DNA, chromosome 2, nearly complete sequence:
ACAACAGCCAACCGAACAGGTCCAGCAGAGAGGTTTCCGCCAATACCACCCACATCAGTCTCAGCAGAAGTATAAGCATTGTCAACCTCGGCGGCATCAGCCGTGATGCTGGAGCAAGTGGAGCCCAGGGCATCACAGATCTGCATACCCTGAACGCTCATATCATTGTCCTGAGCCTGGATAGCACTAACATCGAATCCAGACCAATCGCTGTTGGCAGTGGATCCGAAATCGAATTCACCCCAGGTGCAAGCATATCCGCCGCTGCTACCagtggggagggaagagCCCTGGGCAGCACCGAATCCGCCCTGGGTGTCCTCATCAAAGGCAACGTACTTGGTGTCACCAGGGGACAGGGTAAAGGACAGGGCAGAGTATCCGTACCAGCCGTCCATCTTTCCATCGGGGCCGTACTTGTTCCAGAAGACAACGGTCCAGTCCTCGGTGTTCTGGCCCGTCACTTGCATGACGTACTTGTAGTTGGAGGCCTCGGAGGCAGACACCTCGACCATGTTGCTGCCCCACGGGTTGCCGACGTTGCCCATGTAGGTGTTGCCGCTGCCGTAGGCGGAGGTCTCGGAGCCGAATCCAGAGGTCGAGTAGTCGCCGTCACTGGGGGTGGAGGTCCAGTCGGAGGagctggcgctgctggtggagctggagctggagctggaggagggggcggagatggagaccgATGCAGAGGCCGAGATGTCGATCTGGCGACGGGAGTGGCCTTGGACCTTGGTGGGGGTCGGCTGGCTGAGGGCGCTGGGGAGAGCAGctgccagcagcaggaagggggtggtgaaGTACATCTTTCTTGTTACTTTAAGAGAGTGTATgt
This genomic window contains:
- a CDS encoding putative allergen (COG:S;~EggNog:ENOG410PVXT;~InterPro:IPR038903;~SECRETED:SignalP(1-19);~go_component: GO:0005576 - extracellular region [Evidence IEA];~go_function: GO:0019863 - IgE binding [Evidence IEA]): MYFTTPFLLLAAALPSALSQPTPTKVQGHSRRQIDISASASVSISAPSSSSSSSSTSSASSSDWTSTPSDGDYSTSGFGSETSAYGSGNTYMGNVGNPWGSNMVEVSASEASNYKYVMQVTGQNTEDWTVVFWNKYGPDGKMDGWYGYSALSFTLSPGDTKYVAFDEDTQGGFGAAQGSSLPTGSSGGYACTWGEFDFGSTANSDWSGFDVSAIQAQDNDMSVQGMQICDALGSTCSSITADAAEVDNAYTSAETDVGGIGGNLSAGPVRLAVVIDYSG